One region of Miscanthus floridulus cultivar M001 chromosome 19, ASM1932011v1, whole genome shotgun sequence genomic DNA includes:
- the LOC136529477 gene encoding uncharacterized protein, with amino-acid sequence MWLEKFIFCGRSVGPTNAFLPAAELLANGVRFPLGRYLLSSTYHLLHQVSQKLLLGEPIGNLGGPWWFINMWLNAHMHKRLQWDFFAQQFPREIAEDYVLGDDESATRSPLNFGEAIIVLPGTEANEDQIGRFFQSFYNGLSRDHRAWVPYIDEENRFPLLFNFADDTLNQDNELMMAIITPRAIPVNTFGSGKNTNITYEFYNPSAVSRQLAFGQLPIKLCFADVIKPRETITCGTDWNKVVQLSPDADTTDVDISTWTPISFITESYKQWWREWKEQLFATSAHTYRHMIDPEYAIPDDAVNNPAPSVSKSGKPFNLRPVSPTSPIGYNAPTLAALTHQKIRTKTITSKSKLATSRATPSAAATTLVKAFKGVRAATGSSSAIPPISSTTPSEQQLGTSANVPDAQASQPTSVDAPQPIVADVQAKRKASTDTEAQPKRQRSMPIPTSAPMSSVIIPQEPTTDEVTEDIPSASSADPHDILQVASSSQAQEIALKQEQDSPNSLFSFAIDISDDDGEETSSSLALGTISAETKSKLETLLNLLQQGTAQLVDDSDPAKAIFKTIRGQVPADVEEILFPAAHLESRQLQYQRAAQRIADRAAQAQLKEEMLQLKQIADEKHKGIVNLQTSGAALKQKILDLSARKAALLAELKEIDAALTHAQQEESQLPNAVKALQQERDIQARKALAMKKKLKPVEGAADDDIKEMEEADQIRLRAILAIQSLLNV; translated from the exons atgtggttagaaaaatttatcttctgtggtcgatcagtaggaccaaccaacgccttcctccctgcagctgaacttctggctaatggcgtaaggtttcctcttggccgataccttctgagctccacttatcatcttcttcaccaagtgtctcagaaacttttgcttggcgaacccatcggcaacctgggaggcccgtggtggtttatcaacatgtggctgaatgcccatatgcacaaacgtttgcaatgggacttttttgctcaacaattcccacgagaaattgctgaagattatgtgctcggggatgatgaatcggcaacacgctcacccctcaattttggtgaagccataattgtccttcctggaacagaagccaacgaagaccaaatcggcagattctttcaaagcttctataatggtctttctcgtgatcatagggcctgggtgccttatatcgacgaagaaaacagattcccccttcttttcaactttgccgatgacactctgaatcaagataatgagctcatgatggctatcatcactcccagggcaattccagtaaacacattcggcagcgggaaaaacaccaacattacatatgaattttacaacccatcggcagtatcccgccaattggcttttgggcaactgccaatcaaactctgctttgccgatgtgatcaaacccagggaaacaatcacctgcggaacagactggaacaaggtagtacaactttctcctgatgccgatactacagatgttgatatatccacctggacaccaatatctttcatcaccgagtcatacaagcaatggtggcgagagtggaaagagcaactgttcgcgacttctgctcacacatatcggcacatgatcgaccctgaatatgccatccctgacgacgcg gttaacaacccagcaccatcggtgagcaaaagtgggaaacccttcaacctccggcctgtttccccaacatcgccgatcggctacaacgctcccaccttagccgctttgacccaccagaagattcgtaccaagaccatcacttctaagtccaaattggctacatccagggctaccccatcggccgctgctacaaccttggtcaaagcctttaag ggggtaagagctgctacgggatcgtcatcggcaattccgccgatatcaagcaccactccttcagag caacaattgggtacatcggcaaacgtaccagatgcccaagcttcacaaccaacaagtgtcgatgccccccagccaatcgttgccgatgtccaagcaaagcgcaaagcttcaacagatactgaagcacagccaaaacgacaaaggtctatgccgatccctacatctgccccaatgtcatcggtcatcatacctcaagagcccaccaccgatgaagtcacagaggatatcccatcggcaagctcagccgatccacacgacatactccaggttgcttcctccagtcaagcacaggaaattgccttgaaacag gaacaagattccccgaacagcctattttcctttgccattgacatttctgacgacgatggagaggaaacaagttcttcccttgcactgggaacaatatcggcagagactaaatccaagttggaaaccctcctgaacttgctacagcaaggtaccgcccaactggtagatgactcggaccccgcaaaggcaattttcaaaacaattcgtggccaggtccctgccgatgttgaagaaatactcttcccagcagctcacttagaaagccgtcaactgcaatatcaacgggctgctcagcgcattgccgatagagcagctcaagctcaacttaaagaagagatgctacaactgaaacaaatcgctgatgagaagcacaagggcatcgtcaacttgcagacttcgggtgctgcactcaagcagaaaatcttggatctatcggcaaggaaggcagctctattggccgaattgaaagaaatcgatgcagccttaactcatgctcaacaagaagaaagccagctacccaatgccgtcaaagcccttcagcaagaaagagatatccaagctcgcaaagctttagccatgaagaagaaactcaagcctgtggaaggtgctgccgatgacgatatcaaagaaatggaagaagccgaccagattcgcctgcgtgcgatattagctatccaatccttgctgaacgtgtaa